Proteins from a genomic interval of Sugiyamaella lignohabitans strain CBS 10342 chromosome C, complete sequence:
- the RSM10 gene encoding mitochondrial 37S ribosomal protein RSM10 (Mitochondrial ribosomal protein of the small subunit; has similarity to E. coli S10 ribosomal protein; essential for viability, unlike most other mitoribosomal proteins; GO_component: GO:0005763 - mitochondrial small ribosomal subunit [Evidence IPI] [PMID 11278769]; GO_component: GO:0005739 - mitochondrion [Evidence IEA,IEA]; GO_component: GO:0005739 - mitochondrion [Evidence IDA] [PMID 16823961]; GO_component: GO:0030529 - ribonucleoprotein complex [Evidence IEA]; GO_component: GO:0005840 - ribosome [Evidence IEA,IEA]; GO_function: GO:0003735 - structural constituent of ribosome [Evidence IEA]; GO_function: GO:0003735 - structural constituent of ribosome [Evidence IPI] [PMID 11278769]; GO_process: GO:0032543 - mitochondrial translation [Evidence IC] [PMID 11278769]; GO_process: GO:0006412 - translation [Evidence IEA]), with protein MNSVRFLAAQCRLATRGVYTPAVRGFRSVSAANSASTPASSQPASEPVRARMSPSGPYVDDTESYSSEHLYPKEGEYVQSSTEEAYGTGRPVPINVELNHYAPIKHKLTHGHRVADVHLRSFTTQNLDFYADFLLRVAFYLRIPVKGVTPLPNKTEKWTVIRSPFAHAKSKENFQRITHKRLIQLYDANPEVVQVFLATAREYSIGGVGVKATLYHKEGLGVIDKLDLPETGAESSSLNPLSLENVDLGSADSEVARAVLDILEDPVFKPLMDEAKPTQKAE; from the coding sequence ATGAACTCAGTGAGGTTTTTAGCGGCTCAGTGCCGTTTGGCCACCCGTGGAGTGTATACTCCAGCTGTTAGAGGGTTTAGAAGTGTTTCGGCAGCGAACTCGGCGTCGACTCCTGCCAGTTCTCAGCCTGCTAGTGAACCAGTGAGAGCTAGAATGAGTCCTTCTGGACCGTATGTCGACGATACCGAGTCATACTCGAGTGAACATTTGTACCCTAAGGAGGGAGAATACGTACAATCCTCTACAGAAGAAGCATATGGAACTGGCCGACCGGTACCAATCAATGTCGAACTCAACCACTACGCACCCATTAAACACAAGCTAACTCATGGACACCGGGTAGCAGATGTTCATTTACGGTCGTTTACCACCCAGAACCTCGATTTCTATGCCGATTTCCTGCTCCGAGTGGCTTTTTACCTCCGAATTCCCGTTAAAGGAGTCACTCCGCTGCCAAATAAGACTGAGAAATGGACGGTGATCCGGTCGCCATTTGCACATGCCAAATCAAAAGAGAATTTCCAGAGAATCACCCATAAACGACTCATTCAATTGTACGACGCCAATCCCGAGGTTGTGCAAGTGTTTCTTGCCACGGCACGAGAGTATTCGATTGGTGGAGTCGGTGTTAAAGCCACTTTATATCACAAAGAGGGACTCGGTGTCATTGATAAGCTCGATCTCCCCGAAACCGGGGCCGAGTCCAGCTCTCTGAACCCTCTATCACTCGAAAACGTGGATCTCGGGTCCGCCGACAGCGAAGTCGCCCGTGCCGTGCTCGATATCCTCGAAGACCCTGTCTTCAAACCCCTTATGGACGAGGCCAAGCCCACCCAAAAGGCCGAGTAG
- the BMT2 gene encoding Bmt2p (Nucleolar S-adenosylmethionine-dependent rRNA methyltransferase; methylates adenine (m1A) of the large subunit (LSU) rRNA at position 2142; belongs to Rossmann fold superfamily; green fluorescent protein (GFP)-fusion protein localizes to the nucleolus; YBR141C is not an essential gene; GO_component: GO:0005730 - nucleolus [Evidence IEA,IEA]; GO_component: GO:0005730 - nucleolus [Evidence IDA] [PMID 14562095]; GO_component: GO:0005730 - nucleolus [Evidence IDA] [PMID 23558746]; GO_component: GO:0005634 - nucleus [Evidence IEA]; GO_function: GO:0008757 - S-adenosylmethionine-dependent methyltransferase activity [Evidence ISM] [PMID 19351663]; GO_function: GO:0008168 - methyltransferase activity [Evidence IEA]; GO_function: GO:0016433 - rRNA (adenine) methyltransferase activity [Evidence IEA,IEA]; GO_function: GO:0016433 - rRNA (adenine) methyltransferase activity [Evidence IMP] [PMID 23558746]; GO_function: GO:0016740 - transferase activity [Evidence IEA]; GO_process: GO:0008150 - biological_process [Evidence ND]; GO_process: GO:0032259 - methylation [Evidence IEA]; GO_process: GO:0031167 - rRNA methylation [Evidence IEA,IEA]), producing the protein MMKRQASLQAQLDKTIDPAERAGLQDEISRISKALNEEGGLDKYQQASIAGQSTTRGGDSSKILVDWLKDELKTEDQLRTDLSLLEVGCLSVKNACSQSKLFSSIERIDLNSQDPLIKKQDFMERPLPRQNQKETDRFDVISLSLVLNYVPDAVTRGQMLYRTTQFLKPPSTPGRPLPALFLVLPSPCTNNSRYLTEERLLQILQTLGYTLTQRKEAKKVVYWLLTLEKPPLTPSQAAKLKGRFKKKLLNDGKIRNNFAVVI; encoded by the coding sequence ATGATGAAAAGGCAGGCCAGTTTACAGGCCCAGCTGGATAAGACCATTGATCCGGCTGAGAGAGCCGGCCTTCAGGACGAGATTTCGAGAATTTCGAAGGCCCTGAATGAAGAAGGCGGTCTTGATAAATACCAACAAGCGTCAATAGCGGGTCAGTCGACAACTCGGGGAGGAGATTCGTCGAAAATCCTAGTTGACTGGCTGAAGGACGAGTTGAAGACTGAAGACCAGTTGAGAACTGATCTTTCGCTTCTGGAGGTTGGCTGTTTATCTGTTAAAAATGCCTGTTCACAGAGTAAACTGTTTTCGAGTATTGAACGGATCGATCTGAATTCTCAAGACCCGCTTATTAAAAAACAGGATTTCATGGAGAGACCACTGCCCcggcagaaccagaaggAAACAGACAGATTCGACGTTATTTCGCTGTCACTTGTACTTAATTATGTTCCTGATGCCGTCACTCGGGGCCAGATGCTCTATCGAACCACCCAGTTCCTGAAACCACCGTCCACACCAGGACGACCTCTGCCAGCTCTTTTCTTGGTACTTCCATCTCCGTGCACCAACAACTCTCGCTACCTGACCGAAGAACGACTTCTTCAGATTCTTCAAACACTGGGGTACACTTTAACACAACGCAAAGAGGCCAAAAAAGTCGTTTACTGGCTGCTCACTCTCGAAAAACCACCACTCACCCCCTCTCAAGCCGCCAAACTCAAAGGCAGGTTCAAAAAGAAGCTCCTTAACGACGGTAAAATCCGCAACAACTTTGCTGTAGTAATCTGA
- the XBP1 gene encoding Xbp1p (Transcriptional repressor; binds to promoter sequences of the cyclin genes, CYS3, and SMF2; expression is induced by stress or starvation during mitosis, and late in meiosis; member of the Swi4p/Mbp1p family; potential Cdc28p substrate; relative distribution to the nucleus increases upon DNA replication stress; GO_component: GO:0005737 - cytoplasm [Evidence IDA] [PMID 22842922]; GO_component: GO:0005634 - nucleus [Evidence IEA,IEA]; GO_component: GO:0005634 - nucleus [Evidence IDA] [PMID 22842922]; GO_component: GO:0005634 - nucleus [Evidence IDA,IPI] [PMID 9343412]; GO_function: GO:0003677 - DNA binding [Evidence IEA,IEA]; GO_function: GO:0043565 - sequence-specific DNA binding [Evidence IDA] [PMID 19111667]; GO_function: GO:0043565 - sequence-specific DNA binding [Evidence IDA] [PMID 19158363]; GO_function: GO:0003700 - sequence-specific DNA binding transcription factor activity [Evidence IEA]; GO_function: GO:0003700 - sequence-specific DNA binding transcription factor activity [Evidence IDA] [PMID 9343412]; GO_process: GO:0042149 - cellular response to glucose starvation [Evidence IMP] [PMID 9343412]; GO_process: GO:0034605 - cellular response to heat [Evidence IMP] [PMID 9343412]; GO_process: GO:0034599 - cellular response to oxidative stress [Evidence IMP] [PMID 9343412]; GO_process: GO:0071472 - cellular response to salt stress [Evidence IMP] [PMID 9343412]; GO_process: GO:0006355 - regulation of transcription, DNA-templated [Evidence IEA,IEA]; GO_process: GO:0006950 - response to stress [Evidence IEA]; GO_process: GO:0006351 - transcription, DNA-templated [Evidence IEA]): protein MSWTPFNGPSGQHEPHGLSDASNQLNGPRRPLPLDSQRAGDASNQSIQYTRSPQTVPLIAPARNVHGRDLLNPTGSSGTGVAPAQPGQHPPSPDLESTSHSDLHLQHQQQHQQQHPYQPSHQRLGSISYQQEHISNQELHLHHQKQNSHQLTGHQNSHILPSHPRQHLDHQLDHQLDHQHHLHVHGHGPLAVGDSSHAHILPNITGNGHNGHHKSHSDMTNMTRAGQITPPPGHNMSGVAVSASSPLPSSASLSAKPHGLANNRKQSLASSSPKAPPKQRVSRTSHLEPANSPGFPVNYPIYPMVDIGTIPVQQVPLLPLPGSIVMKRYATSVDQRNFLTVYEYMVNNQWVIWDYFTGYVHLTGLWKAVGNSKADIVRLVDNSPDLEPVIKRVRGGFLKIQGTWLPYSVARTLASRTCYHIRYALIPIFGPDFPESCLQPHQPGFGQLQLTTTENPRRRRKRSSVGSISGITGLTSVSTANGVSNGAGAGTGGPGAGELSPNPQSPVQRKRRQSELAPSTQPFNSHGLASPRSSHASIMNPVLITPAGSKNDNQRQGMSDSNRIMSLSMTSSSGSTATAGLSPLRHHRHSKSIGSIDTSSLAIGGSIVPRLELNRPSYFKRPAYDEDSQAIEFSSSSDDDDDYEAHLVKRAKHDHSDSIHDTTGRTSKPASGSGPVQVPHSPHHRYILPPPMPVKVVFADETELVESPDEFLAVLQATRSLQQLSAGKAGRRWSLNPASTTASGGSFECGGKLWRWDGGQKLTSTGLAADGDSSPKSQVVERVKSLPDRRYSHGDEPIRQRSNVMNINGLIS, encoded by the coding sequence atgtCCTGGACCCCTTTTAATGGCCCCTCGGGTCAACACGAGCCTCATGGTTTGTCTGATGCTTCGAATCAGTTGAATGGTCCACGACGACCGTTGCCCCTTGATTCCCAACGAGCTGGTGATGCTTCGAATCAATCTATCCAGTATACCCGGTCTCCTCAAACGGTGCCTCTGATTGCTCCGGCGCGGAATGTTCATGGTAGGGACTTGTTAAACCCGACCGGGTcatctggtactggtgttgCCCCGGCCCAACCGGGCCAACACCCTCCATCTCCGGATCTCGAGTCGACCTCGCATTCTGATCTTCatctccagcaccagcagcagcatcagcagcagcatccgTATCAGCCCTCGCATCAACGACTTGGATCCATTTCGTACCAGCAGGAACATATCTCGAATCAAGAGCTCCACCTACACCATCAGAAACAGAACAGCCATCAACTGACTGGACATCAGAACAGCCATATTTTGCCATCGCACCCTCGTCAACATTTGGACCACCAGCTGGACCACCAGTTggatcaccaacatcaTTTGCATGTTCATGGACACGGCCCTTTGGCGGTAGGAGACTCGTCCCATGCCCATATTCTGCCTAATATCACCGGCAACGGGCACAATGGCCACCATAAATCCCACTCTGACATGACTAATATGACCCGGGCTGGGCAGATAACTCCACCACCCGGTCACAACATGTCCGGAGTGGCTGTATCTGCGTCGTCTCCACTACCATCGTCTGCTTCACTGTCTGCCAAACCTCACGGACTGGCCAATAATCGTAAACAATCTCTTGCATCATCGTCTCCTAAAGCCCCTCCTAAACAACGGGTTTCTCGAACTTCACACCTCGAACCTGCTAATAGTCCTGGTTTCCCAGTAAATTATCCCATATATCCCATGGTCGATATCGGCACGATCCCCGTTCAGCAAGTGCCTCTGCTTCCCCTGCCAGGATCGATTGTTATGAAGAGATATGCAACCTCGGTCGATCAACGTAACTTTTTAACGGTTTATGAGTACATGGTCAATAACCAATGGGTTATTTGGGATTATTTCACTGGATATGTTCATTTGACTGGTCTGTGGAAAGCAGTTGGCAACTCTAAAGCTGACATTGTACGACTAGTCGATAACTCCCCTGATCTTGAACCGGTAATCAAACGTGTTCGAGGCGGGTTTCTCAAGATCCAGGGCACTTGGTTACCATATTCAGTGGCCCGTACTCTTGCTTCTCGTACTTGTTATCACATCAGATACGCATTAATCCCTATTTTCGGTCCTGATTTCCCTGAATCGTGTCTCCAACCTCATCAACCCGGGTTTGGCCAGCTACAATTGACCACTACTGAGAACCCTCGTAGAAGACGGAAACGCTCTTCTGTCGGTTCTATCAGTGGAATCACTGGTTTGACTTCTGTTTCTACAGCAAATGGTGTTTCTaatggtgctggagctggcaCTGGTGGACctggagctggtgaatTGTCACCAAATCCACAATCACCTGTTCAGAGAAAACGACGGCAATCAGAATTGGCTCCTTCTACCCAGCCATTTAACAGTCACGGTCTCGCATCACCTCGCTCGTCTCATGCCTCAATCATGAATCCAGTTCTGATTACTCCAGCTGGATCTAAGAACGACAATCAACGACAAGGAATGTCTGATTCGAACAGGATCATGTCCCTGTCAATGACCTCGTCATCTGGATCTACAGCAACTGCTGGACTATCTCCACTCCGCCATCACAGACACTCGAAATCCATTGGATCGATTGACACATCCAGTTTGGCTATTGGTGGCAGTATTGTTCCCCGACTCGAACTCAACAGACCTTCTTATTTCAAGAGACCAGCTTATGACGAAGACTCTCAGGCCATCGAGttctcgtcatcttctgacgacgatgacgactACGAAGCACATCTTGTCAAACGGGCGAAACACGACCATTCTGACAGTATTCACGACACCACTGGTCGCACCAGTAAACCAGCATCTGGTTCTGGGCCTGTTCAAGTGCCTCATTCGCCTCATCACAGATACATTCTGCCACCTCCCATGCCAGTCAAGGTGGTTTTTGCCGACGAAACTGAACTTGTCGAGTCTCCAGACGAGTTCCTTGCCGTTTTACAAGCAACGCGGTcgcttcagcagctttctGCCGGCAAAGCAGGCCGTCGCTGGTCACTGAACCCTGCCAGTACCACTGCCAGCGGTGGATCTTTTGAATGTGGAGGCAAGCTATGGCGCTGGGACGGTGGTCAAAAGCTCACGAGCACAGGACTCGCTGCTGACGGCGACTCGAGTCCCAAATCACAGGTCGTGGAACGAGTCAAGTCACTGCCCGACCGCCGCTACTCACATGGAGACGAGCCCATCCGCCAACGCAGCAATGTCATGAACATCAACGGACTAATCTCTTAA
- the AVT1 gene encoding Avt1p (Vacuolar transporter; imports large neutral amino acids into the vacuole; member of a family of seven S. cerevisiae genes (AVT1-7) related to vesicular GABA-glycine transporters; GO_component: GO:0000324 - fungal-type vacuole [Evidence IDA] [PMID 11274162]; GO_component: GO:0000329 - fungal-type vacuole membrane [Evidence IMP] [PMID 11274162]; GO_component: GO:0016021 - integral component of membrane [Evidence IEA]; GO_component: GO:0016021 - integral component of membrane [Evidence ISM] [PMID 12192589]; GO_component: GO:0016020 - membrane [Evidence IEA]; GO_component: GO:0005774 - vacuolar membrane [Evidence IEA]; GO_component: GO:0005773 - vacuole [Evidence IEA]; GO_function: GO:0015186 - L-glutamine transmembrane transporter activity [Evidence IMP] [PMID 11274162]; GO_function: GO:0015188 - L-isoleucine transmembrane transporter activity [Evidence IMP] [PMID 11274162]; GO_function: GO:0005302 - L-tyrosine transmembrane transporter activity [Evidence IMP] [PMID 11274162]; GO_function: GO:0005215 - transporter activity [Evidence ISS] [PMID 11274162]; GO_process: GO:0006865 - amino acid transport [Evidence IEA]; GO_process: GO:0006865 - amino acid transport [Evidence IMP] [PMID 11274162]; GO_process: GO:0006810 - transport [Evidence IEA]; GO_process: GO:0007034 - vacuolar transport [Evidence IMP] [PMID 11274162]) has translation MPGTNSQIPSSPDRNGSAAHGSSAWHGGSSTSGLPSSATYGTPGLGTGGTTTTGGGIGSGNLTSSRRSSFFNGAGGGLNSIEHFASSYTRAQSFLAIEPPSEISRQRSFFDETGSPVIPSSFASRYRPHFDEGTDFTDAIDEDGYESSTYLDDNEDASGHISTGGTEPSQTDHLLGHNESLYGSYKSTSTSGGYLNIPTHNRRHPRSRRLSLYTAEPDQGTHILGESQAISTGTEQDPVIIQKVEDEDGHITTVIAGQSTAPQTVFNSVNILIGIGLLALPLGFRYAGWVIGCILLVISAASTFYSAKLLAKCLDTDSTIVTYADVAYAAFGSRARILVSMLFTIELMGAGVSLVVLFSDSLHSLVPSISQLQWKFVAFAILTPPCFLPLRILSFSSIMGITATFALVVIVLFDGFYKADSPGSLLHPATTWMWPEKWSLLPMSIGIFMAPWGGHAVFPNIYRDMRHPQKYGQCLKTTYKITFLVDASMGVLGFLMFGQDVMDEVTKSILLTPGYPESLNYLITLLIATIPLAKTPLNARPIVSTLDILFGIDKVEFGDKTSHHFGARIGKFLVRVSVVASFVLMAIAFPDFDRIIAFFGSLLCVTICMILPLSFYLKLYAGRISKFELILDYILLVFFSILAIVGTIWCMLPADLIGRE, from the coding sequence ATGCCCGGTACTAATTCCCAGATACCCTCGTCTCCTGATAGGAACGGGTCAGCAGCTCATGGGTCGTCTGCTTGGCATGGAGGTTCGAGCACTTCGGGATTGCCAAGTTCTGCGACTTACGGGACTCCTGGTCTTGGAACTGGTGGTACTACCactactggtggtggtattggtTCCGGCAATTTGACTTCGTCGCGAAGATCGTCTTTTTTTAACGGAGCAGGTGGTGGACTTAATTCCATCGAGCACTTTGCTTCGTCCTATACTAGAGCTCAGTCGTTCTTGGCGATTGAACCTCCTAGCGAAATATCTCGACAGAGATCATTTTTTGATGAAACTGGTTCTCCTGTTATTCCCTCGAGCTTTGCATCCAGATACAGACCTCATTTCGATGAGGGAACTGATTTTACCGATGctattgatgaagatggcTATGAAAGTTCGACCTATTTAGACGACAACGAAGACGCATCTGGCCATATATCCACAGGGGGCACCGAACCATCTCAAACAGACCATTTACTCGGTCATAATGAATCCCTGTATGGGTCTTATAAAAGTACCTCAACTTCTGGGGGATACTTGAATATCCCCACTCACAACCGTCGACACccaagatcaagaagacTGTCGTTATACACCGCTGAACCTGACCAAGGAACACATATTCTCGGTGAATCACAGGCCATATCCACCGGTACAGAACAGGATCCTGTTATTATTCAAAAAGTCGAGGACGAGGATGGTCATATCACTACTGTAATTGCTGGTCAGTCTACTGCTCCGCAAACTGTGTTCAACTCAGTCAACATTCTCATCGGTATTGGTTTACTAGCACTGCCTCTTGGTTTTAGATATGCTGGTTGGGTCATTGGATGTATACTCCTGGTtatttcagcagcatccacaTTCTACTCTGCCAAACTTCTTGCCAAATGCCTTGATACCGACAGTACTATTGTTACATATGCCGATGTTGCTTATGCGGCATTCGGTTCGCGAGCACGTATTCTTGTATCCATGCTCTTTACAATTGAACTCATGGGTGCTGGAGTCTCACTTGTAGTCTTGTTTTCCGACTCACTTCATTCGCTGGTCCCCTCTATCAGTCAATTACAATGGAAGTTTGTCGCATTTGCCATTCTCACCCCTCCATGTTTCCTTCCTCTGAGAATCCTCAGTTTTTCTAGTATCATGGGTATCACTGCCACCTTTGCACTCGTAGTAATTGTACTTTTCGACGGGTTTTATAAAGCTGACAGTCCCGGATCTTTGCTTCACCCTGCTACAACCTGGATGTGGCCCGAGAAGTGGTCACTGTTGCCAATGTCTATAGGTATTTTCATGGCTCCCTGGGGTGGACATGCCGTGTTCCCCAATATCTACCGAGACATGAGACATCCTCAGAAATACGGCCAGTGTCTTAAGACCACATATAAAATTACTTTCTTAGTAGACGCTTCTATGGGAGTACTAGGATTTCTCATGTTTGGCCAGGATGTTATGGACGAGGTCACGAAGAGCATTCTTCTCACCCCTGGCTACCCTGAATCATTAAACTATCTCATCACCCTGCTAATCGCTACAATTCCACTTGCCAAGACACCTCTCAATGCTCGACCCATTGTTAGTACTTTAGACATCCTCTTCGGTATTGACAAAGTAGAATTCGGTGACAAAACAAGCCACCATTTCGGTGCTCGAATTGGCAAATTCCTCGTGCGGGTCAGTGTAGTCGCCAGCTTCGTGCTCATGGCCATTGCCTTCCCAGACTTCGACCGTATCATCGCATTCTTCGGCAGTCTGCTCTGCGTCACCATTTGCATGATCCTCCCCCTCTCCTTCTACCTCAAACTCTACGCGGGCCGCATCTCCAAATTCGAGCTCATCCTCGACTACATCCttctcgtcttcttctccatccTCGCCATCGTCGGCACCATCTGGTGCATGCTTCCTGCCGACCTCATTGGCCGCGAATAA